From a single Pseudobutyrivibrio xylanivorans genomic region:
- a CDS encoding glutamine synthetase III produces MEKKVTEIFGSKVFNDATMKERLPKDAYKALRNTVEEGRPLDRDLANVIAHAMKEWAIELGATHFTHWFQPMTGVTAEKHDSFIQPDEGGKVIMTFSGKELIKGEPDASSFPSGGLRATFEARGYTAWDPTSYVFIKDDTLCIPTAFCSYSGEALDKKTPLLRSMEALDKQAVRVLKLFGHDDVKRVITTVGPEQEYFLIDEEVYNKRPDLIYTGRTLFGAKPPKGQELEDHYFGTIKPRVSAFMKELDEELWKLGVLAKTKHNEVAPAQHELAPVFSTTNIATDHNQLTMEMMKVVAKRHGMVCLLHEKPFAGVNGSGKHNNWSISTDTGVNLLEPGATPSQNTQFLLFLTAVIKAVDDYQELLRVSVASAGNDHRLGANEAPPAIISMFIGDELEAIVESIIDGTDYHDIKKKKMTIGATVVPSISQDTTDRNRTSPFAFTGNKFEFRSLGSSASISGPNVILNTIVAEVLDQFAAELEGSKDFDKDVDALIKRELTAHKRIIFNGNGYAPEWVEEAKKRGLANLKSTVDALPAFVEKKSIDVFTKHGVFTEQEIFSRYDIQLENYYKVLDIEALTLDSMVKKDIMAAATDYQYTLAETLNAKAATGLSVDSTVEKKRLECASKLTCKMDERLEKLEADIEKAKELSDTYELAKFHHDVIFADMNEVREVVDLLETVVPSDIWPYPTYGEILYSVK; encoded by the coding sequence ATGGAAAAGAAAGTTACAGAAATTTTTGGAAGCAAAGTTTTTAATGATGCAACCATGAAAGAGCGTTTACCTAAGGATGCTTACAAGGCACTTAGGAACACAGTAGAGGAAGGTCGTCCTCTTGATAGAGATTTGGCTAATGTTATTGCACATGCCATGAAGGAATGGGCAATCGAGCTTGGCGCAACACACTTCACACATTGGTTCCAGCCAATGACTGGTGTTACAGCTGAGAAGCATGATTCATTTATTCAGCCAGATGAAGGTGGAAAGGTTATCATGACTTTCTCGGGCAAGGAGCTCATTAAGGGCGAGCCTGATGCATCTTCATTCCCATCAGGTGGTCTTAGAGCTACATTCGAGGCTAGAGGCTATACAGCATGGGACCCAACAAGCTATGTATTCATCAAAGATGATACACTTTGCATACCAACAGCCTTCTGCTCATATTCAGGTGAGGCTCTTGATAAGAAGACACCACTTCTTCGTTCTATGGAGGCACTTGATAAGCAGGCTGTCAGAGTTCTTAAATTATTTGGTCATGATGATGTTAAGCGCGTTATCACAACAGTTGGACCAGAGCAGGAATATTTCCTTATTGATGAAGAGGTTTATAATAAGCGTCCTGATTTGATTTACACAGGCCGTACATTATTTGGAGCTAAGCCTCCAAAGGGACAGGAGCTTGAGGATCACTATTTCGGAACAATTAAGCCAAGAGTTTCTGCCTTCATGAAAGAGTTAGACGAGGAGTTGTGGAAACTGGGTGTCCTTGCAAAGACAAAGCACAACGAAGTTGCTCCTGCACAGCATGAGCTGGCGCCAGTGTTCTCAACCACTAATATAGCAACAGACCATAATCAGCTTACCATGGAGATGATGAAGGTAGTTGCCAAGAGACATGGCATGGTATGTCTCTTACATGAAAAGCCTTTCGCAGGTGTAAACGGCTCAGGAAAACACAACAACTGGTCTATATCAACTGACACCGGAGTAAACCTTCTTGAACCTGGTGCTACTCCTTCCCAGAATACCCAGTTTTTGCTGTTCTTAACAGCGGTAATCAAAGCTGTCGACGATTATCAGGAGTTACTCCGTGTGTCCGTTGCATCAGCTGGAAATGATCATAGACTTGGTGCAAATGAGGCACCACCAGCAATCATTTCAATGTTCATTGGTGATGAGCTTGAGGCAATTGTAGAGTCAATCATCGATGGTACAGATTATCATGATATTAAGAAAAAGAAGATGACAATTGGTGCTACTGTAGTTCCTAGTATTTCACAGGATACTACAGATAGAAACAGAACATCACCATTTGCATTTACAGGAAATAAATTTGAGTTCCGTTCACTTGGTTCTTCAGCATCAATCTCAGGACCAAACGTAATTCTTAACACAATCGTTGCAGAAGTTCTTGACCAGTTTGCTGCTGAACTTGAAGGTTCAAAGGATTTCGATAAAGATGTTGATGCATTAATCAAGAGAGAGCTTACAGCTCACAAGAGAATTATCTTCAACGGCAATGGATATGCGCCAGAGTGGGTTGAGGAAGCAAAGAAGAGAGGCCTTGCAAATCTTAAGTCTACAGTTGATGCACTTCCTGCATTTGTTGAGAAGAAGTCAATTGATGTATTTACAAAGCATGGTGTATTTACAGAGCAGGAAATCTTCAGCCGTTACGATATTCAGCTTGAGAATTACTACAAGGTACTTGATATCGAAGCTCTTACTCTTGATTCAATGGTTAAGAAGGACATCATGGCAGCTGCTACAGATTATCAGTACACACTTGCTGAAACACTTAATGCAAAGGCTGCAACAGGACTTTCAGTTGATTCAACAGTTGAAAAGAAGAGACTTGAGTGTGCTTCAAAGCTTACTTGCAAAATGGATGAGAGACTTGAGAAGCTTGAGGCTGATATTGAGAAGGCTAAGGAGCTTTCAGATACATACGAGTTGGCTAAGTTCCATCACGATGTAATCTTCGCTGACATGAACGAGGTTCGTGAGGTGGTAGATTTACTTGAGACAGTAGTACCAAGTGATATCTGGCCTTATCCAACTTATGGAGAGATCTTATATTCGGTTAAATAA
- a CDS encoding FtsX-like permease family protein translates to MRNPLKKRILRELLADWKKYFALFAIMVITIGFVAGMFVANDSMETAANDSYEKYNIEDGHFELKEEATDKLLDAIENEGVVTYKQFYKQVSERIPDKKDAEKSKIRVFVMRDEVNGTCLMEGEYPKAKDEIAIDRMHADNVGIKVGDTIKVDGKEMKVSGLVALSDYSTLYEDNGEIMFNAITFDVAVVTKEGFDNIKGATVYQYAYTYVDPPADTEEQKEKSDDFVEELYKLAATGGDVDNPDFEHLNEVTGYLPEYLNQATHFAPEDIGKDKIMGEVLLIVLIGVIAFIFAIAISNTILNEASVIGTLRASGYTKGELLRHYVTVPILVTLLAALVGNILGYTYFKNVVVSMYYNSYSLPTYETLWNTDAFVKTTVYPVILVIVINFLVISSKLQFSPLQFLRRDLSKSKRKKAIRLPRWNFLNRFRLRVLMQNVTGYFTLFLGICFVMILIDFAVGLPSTLKNYQDNAADYMITDYQYVLKKTVDPEGNEITTKVKDAEKYSSRGLLTIDGVHVDEEITVYGYTKDSNYIILPNEAKENEIWVSESFAEKFSLEEGQKLTLKEQYTSDIHDFIIRGIYNQPGMMAIFMPNENFNKMFDYDDDHFTGYLSDKEITDIDDEYILSVITIDDILKMANQLDHSMGAYMDYFGYGCMALAVLLILLLTKIIIEKNTVSISMLKVLGYNNGEINSIFIRLTTIMVVVFAVISTKLSDIVLQEMWKSVMYGLNGWFNFYASVQDYAKMVLMVVVSYLIVVLLDMRRIKKIPLTEALKSVE, encoded by the coding sequence ATGAGAAATCCTTTGAAAAAGAGAATACTCCGGGAGCTTCTTGCAGACTGGAAGAAATACTTTGCATTATTTGCAATTATGGTAATTACTATAGGCTTTGTGGCTGGTATGTTCGTGGCAAATGACAGCATGGAGACAGCCGCCAACGATTCCTATGAGAAATATAATATTGAAGATGGACATTTTGAACTAAAGGAGGAGGCAACTGACAAGCTTTTAGATGCAATTGAGAATGAAGGTGTTGTTACCTATAAGCAGTTCTATAAGCAGGTGTCAGAGCGAATTCCTGATAAGAAGGATGCTGAGAAATCCAAAATCAGAGTCTTTGTTATGCGAGATGAGGTCAATGGAACATGCCTCATGGAAGGTGAATATCCAAAGGCAAAGGATGAAATTGCCATTGATAGAATGCATGCAGACAATGTGGGAATAAAGGTAGGCGATACAATCAAGGTTGACGGAAAGGAAATGAAGGTCTCAGGTCTTGTGGCACTTTCAGATTACAGCACCTTGTATGAGGACAATGGTGAAATAATGTTCAATGCCATTACCTTTGATGTGGCAGTGGTCACTAAAGAGGGCTTTGATAATATCAAGGGAGCAACCGTTTATCAATACGCATATACGTATGTAGATCCCCCAGCGGACACAGAGGAGCAAAAGGAAAAATCCGATGATTTCGTAGAGGAGCTTTATAAGCTTGCTGCCACAGGTGGAGATGTTGATAATCCGGATTTTGAGCATTTGAATGAGGTGACAGGATATCTTCCAGAATATCTGAATCAGGCAACCCATTTTGCACCTGAGGATATTGGCAAGGATAAGATTATGGGCGAGGTTCTTCTTATAGTATTGATAGGTGTTATCGCTTTTATCTTTGCAATCGCAATCAGCAATACGATTTTGAACGAAGCGTCAGTGATTGGAACGCTGAGAGCCTCGGGATACACCAAGGGCGAGCTGCTTAGACACTATGTGACAGTTCCAATTTTGGTAACACTTTTGGCAGCACTTGTAGGAAATATTCTAGGCTACACTTATTTTAAAAACGTGGTAGTGTCCATGTATTACAATTCCTATAGTCTTCCTACCTATGAGACATTATGGAATACAGATGCTTTCGTCAAGACTACCGTATATCCGGTAATTCTTGTCATAGTTATAAACTTCCTTGTTATCTCTTCGAAGCTTCAGTTTTCGCCGCTTCAGTTCTTGCGAAGAGATTTGAGTAAATCCAAGAGAAAGAAGGCGATTCGACTACCGAGATGGAATTTCCTGAATCGATTTAGACTGCGTGTGCTTATGCAGAATGTAACAGGCTATTTCACATTATTCCTTGGAATATGCTTTGTTATGATATTGATTGATTTTGCAGTTGGTCTGCCATCTACATTAAAGAACTATCAGGATAATGCGGCGGATTATATGATTACTGATTATCAGTACGTGCTGAAAAAGACTGTGGACCCAGAGGGCAATGAGATTACAACCAAGGTAAAGGATGCTGAGAAGTACAGCTCAAGAGGCTTGCTTACAATAGACGGCGTGCACGTGGACGAGGAAATTACAGTTTACGGATACACGAAGGACAGTAATTACATTATCCTTCCAAATGAGGCTAAGGAAAATGAGATTTGGGTATCAGAATCCTTTGCAGAAAAATTCTCATTGGAAGAAGGGCAGAAATTGACCCTAAAGGAGCAGTACACCAGCGATATACATGATTTCATCATCAGAGGTATTTATAATCAGCCTGGCATGATGGCAATCTTTATGCCTAACGAAAACTTCAACAAGATGTTTGATTACGATGATGATCATTTTACTGGATATCTTTCCGACAAGGAGATAACCGATATTGATGATGAGTATATTTTATCCGTAATTACGATAGACGATATTTTGAAGATGGCTAATCAGCTGGATCACTCAATGGGCGCTTACATGGATTATTTTGGCTATGGCTGCATGGCGCTTGCTGTTCTTCTGATACTTCTTTTGACAAAGATAATTATCGAGAAGAATACAGTGTCAATTTCAATGCTGAAGGTGCTTGGCTACAACAATGGTGAGATTAATAGTATCTTCATCAGACTCACGACTATTATGGTAGTTGTGTTTGCAGTGATTTCGACAAAGCTCAGTGACATAGTGCTTCAGGAAATGTGGAAATCTGTAATGTACGGATTGAACGGCTGGTTCAATTTCTACGCATCAGTTCAGGATTATGCAAAAATGGTTTTGATGGTTGTGGTTTCATACTTGATAGTAGTATTGCTTGATATGAGGAGAATCAAAAAGATTCCATTAACCGAAGCATTAAAGAGCGTAGAGTAG
- the nifU gene encoding Fe-S cluster assembly scaffold protein NifU, which yields MALYSEKVMDHFRNPRNVGVIEDASGVGEVGNPVCGDIMKIYLKINDEQIIEDVKFETFGCGSAIASSSMATELIMGKPVSEALQLTNKAVTEALDGLPPHKLHCSVLAEEAIKSAVKDYYDKNGIAYDPKDFPEEHDCESCHMH from the coding sequence ATGGCATTATATAGTGAAAAGGTAATGGATCACTTCAGAAATCCACGAAACGTAGGAGTGATTGAAGATGCGTCAGGAGTTGGCGAGGTTGGTAACCCAGTCTGTGGCGACATCATGAAGATTTACTTAAAGATAAATGATGAGCAGATTATTGAGGATGTTAAGTTTGAGACATTTGGTTGCGGTAGCGCGATCGCATCATCATCAATGGCAACAGAGCTTATTATGGGCAAGCCAGTTTCAGAGGCACTTCAGCTTACAAACAAGGCTGTTACAGAGGCACTTGATGGACTTCCACCACACAAGCTTCACTGTTCAGTTCTTGCTGAGGAAGCAATCAAGAGTGCGGTAAAGGATTACTATGACAAGAACGGCATCGCATATGATCCAAAGGATTTCCCTGAGGAGCATGACTGTGAAAGTTGTCATATGCATTAA
- the asnB gene encoding asparagine synthase B, with translation MCSIMALSKCHMSMKDFELAFSKTLSRGPDMQKVITVSDSVLGFQRLSIMGLTDAGMQPFELDGNYAICNGELYGFKPVREELKADGYKFLSDSDCEIILPLYRKYGLKMFEKLDAEFAMVIYDKELDNLVAARDPIGIRPLFYGYDSEGSIMFSSEAKNLIGLTDEVKPFPPGHYYYKGVFTCYCDLAKRQQYRTKNVEEAAKNIRELLVAGVEKRLDADAPVGFLLSGGLDSSLVCAIAQKMMDKPIKTFAIGMNEDAIDLKYAKEVADYIGSEHHEIIINKQIVLESLEEVVAALGTYDITTIRASMGMYLICKGIKKQFPEIRVLLTGEISDEIFGYKYTDFAPNAEEFQREAEKRLRELYMYDVLRADRCISVHSMEARVPFGDLAFVDYVMSINPEIKMNKYNKGKYLLRHAFEGLDYLPYDILFREKAAFSDAVGHSMVYYLKEYANSIYSDEDLENAKRKYEYRTPFTKESLLYRDLFEKYYPGQAHMIVDFWMPNKNWEGCDVNDPSARVLSNYGASGI, from the coding sequence ATGTGTTCTATTATGGCTCTGAGTAAATGCCATATGTCCATGAAGGACTTTGAGCTGGCATTTTCTAAAACTCTATCACGCGGCCCTGACATGCAAAAGGTAATCACAGTAAGTGATTCAGTGCTGGGCTTTCAAAGATTATCCATTATGGGGTTAACTGATGCAGGTATGCAGCCCTTCGAGTTGGATGGCAATTATGCAATCTGCAATGGAGAGCTTTACGGCTTCAAGCCAGTTCGAGAGGAGCTTAAAGCTGATGGTTACAAATTCTTAAGCGACAGCGATTGCGAAATCATCTTACCTCTGTATCGTAAATACGGATTAAAGATGTTTGAAAAGCTTGATGCAGAATTTGCAATGGTCATCTACGACAAAGAGCTTGATAATCTTGTGGCTGCAAGAGATCCAATTGGTATCAGACCTTTGTTCTACGGCTATGATTCAGAAGGCTCAATCATGTTTTCATCGGAAGCAAAGAATTTGATTGGACTTACAGATGAAGTAAAGCCATTTCCACCTGGACATTACTATTACAAAGGCGTGTTCACCTGCTACTGTGATTTGGCAAAGCGCCAACAGTACAGAACAAAGAATGTTGAGGAAGCAGCAAAGAATATTAGAGAGCTTCTTGTAGCAGGAGTTGAGAAGAGACTTGATGCTGATGCACCTGTTGGCTTCCTTCTTTCAGGCGGACTTGATTCATCACTTGTTTGTGCAATAGCGCAGAAGATGATGGACAAGCCAATTAAAACCTTTGCAATCGGAATGAACGAGGATGCAATCGATTTGAAATATGCAAAAGAGGTTGCTGATTACATCGGTTCAGAACATCACGAAATCATTATCAATAAGCAAATTGTTCTTGAGTCTCTAGAGGAAGTTGTTGCAGCTCTTGGAACATATGACATAACAACAATCAGAGCCAGTATGGGAATGTACCTGATCTGTAAGGGCATCAAAAAGCAGTTCCCAGAGATAAGAGTTCTTTTAACTGGTGAGATTTCTGATGAGATTTTTGGATATAAATATACAGATTTTGCACCGAATGCAGAAGAGTTCCAGCGAGAGGCTGAGAAGCGACTTAGAGAGCTTTACATGTATGATGTGCTTCGAGCTGACAGATGCATTTCGGTTCACTCAATGGAAGCAAGAGTTCCATTTGGAGATTTGGCCTTTGTGGATTATGTAATGAGCATAAATCCTGAGATAAAGATGAACAAATACAATAAAGGCAAATATCTTTTAAGACATGCCTTCGAAGGACTTGATTACCTGCCATACGACATACTGTTTAGGGAGAAAGCAGCATTCTCAGATGCGGTAGGACATTCGATGGTTTACTACTTAAAGGAGTATGCAAACAGTATTTACTCAGACGAGGATTTGGAGAATGCAAAACGTAAATACGAATATCGCACTCCATTCACAAAGGAATCGCTTTTGTATCGCGATTTGTTTGAAAAATATTATCCAGGACAGGCTCACATGATAGTGGACTTCTGGATGCCAAATAAAAATTGGGAAGGCTGCGATGTAAACGACCCGTCAGCGAGAGTACTTTCAAATTATGGAGCTTCAGGAATATAA
- the nifS gene encoding cysteine desulfurase NifS, producing the protein MFVYADNAATTAVSPKVVEAMLPYFTEVYGNPSSLYSVGQKAKEVLEESRERIAKLLGAKPREIYFTSGGSEADNQAIISAARLGEKKGKKHIVSTKFEHHAVLHTLQALEKEGFEVTLVDVNSNGVVKVEDIAAAIREDTALVTVMYANNEIGTIQPIAEIGAVCKERGVLFHTDAVQAVSHVHIDVVEQNIDMLSISAHKFHGPKGVGVLYARGGIILTNVINGGAQERGKRAGTENLAGIVGMTVALEDAISHIDENNEKFAKLQDKLIEGLSNIPYSELNGDRNLRVKSNVNFCFEGIEGESLLLLVDDKGVAVSSGSACTSGSLDPSHVLLAIGRPHEVAHGSLRISLGEDATEEQVDYIIKSVGEVVEYLRGFSPFWGDLVSGKRPHVLHQ; encoded by the coding sequence ATGTTCGTATATGCAGATAATGCAGCAACTACAGCTGTTAGTCCTAAGGTTGTGGAAGCAATGCTTCCATATTTTACAGAGGTTTATGGAAACCCATCAAGCTTATATTCAGTTGGTCAGAAGGCAAAGGAGGTTTTGGAGGAGTCTCGTGAGAGAATCGCAAAGCTTCTTGGTGCAAAGCCACGTGAGATTTATTTCACATCAGGCGGTAGTGAGGCTGACAATCAGGCTATAATTTCAGCAGCCAGACTTGGAGAGAAGAAGGGAAAGAAGCACATCGTTTCTACAAAGTTCGAGCATCACGCAGTGCTTCACACACTTCAGGCTCTTGAGAAGGAAGGATTTGAGGTTACACTTGTTGATGTTAATTCAAACGGTGTTGTAAAGGTGGAAGATATCGCAGCAGCAATTCGTGAGGATACAGCACTTGTAACAGTGATGTATGCAAATAACGAAATCGGAACAATCCAGCCAATCGCTGAAATCGGCGCAGTTTGCAAGGAAAGAGGAGTTCTTTTCCACACAGATGCAGTTCAGGCAGTAAGCCATGTTCACATTGATGTGGTTGAGCAGAATATCGATATGCTTTCAATCTCAGCTCACAAGTTTCACGGTCCTAAGGGCGTTGGAGTTCTTTATGCAAGAGGCGGCATCATTCTTACAAATGTAATCAATGGTGGTGCGCAGGAGCGTGGTAAGAGAGCAGGTACAGAAAACCTTGCAGGTATTGTTGGTATGACAGTTGCTCTTGAGGATGCAATTTCACATATTGACGAGAATAATGAAAAGTTCGCAAAGCTTCAGGATAAGCTTATCGAAGGTCTTTCTAATATTCCTTATTCAGAGCTTAACGGCGACAGAAATCTTAGAGTTAAGTCCAATGTAAACTTCTGCTTTGAGGGAATTGAGGGTGAATCACTTCTATTATTAGTAGATGATAAGGGTGTTGCAGTTTCATCTGGTTCAGCCTGCACATCAGGCTCACTTGATCCTAGCCATGTGCTTCTCGCAATCGGACGTCCACATGAGGTAGCTCACGGTTCACTTCGTATTTCTCTTGGCGAGGATGCCACAGAGGAGCAGGTTGATTACATCATCAAGTCAGTTGGTGAGGTTGTGGAGTACTTAAGAGGCTTCTCACCATTCTGGGGTGATTTAGTAAGTGGAAAGCGTCCACACGTACTGCATCAATAA
- a CDS encoding biotin transporter BioY gives MDNTQLLTHKSNLNTLDIVYIALGAALITICSWISIPTAVPFTLQTFAVFAMLALLGGKRGTLATLVYILLGAVGAPVFAGFSGGVGVLLGTTGGYIVGFILTGLIYILFEKFFKKTLVGEVIALVLGLVSCYALGTVWFMTVYAKSSGAIGVMTALGWCVFPFIIPDLIKLGLALVISRRVRPVIK, from the coding sequence ATGGATAATACACAATTACTTACACACAAATCAAATCTTAACACTCTGGATATTGTTTACATTGCTCTTGGGGCGGCGCTAATTACAATATGCTCATGGATAAGTATTCCAACAGCGGTACCATTTACTTTGCAGACCTTTGCAGTATTTGCAATGCTTGCACTTTTGGGAGGCAAAAGAGGAACACTTGCCACATTGGTATACATACTTTTAGGTGCAGTAGGTGCACCTGTATTTGCAGGTTTCTCAGGAGGAGTTGGAGTTCTTCTTGGCACAACTGGAGGATATATTGTTGGATTTATACTCACAGGTTTGATATATATTCTCTTTGAAAAGTTTTTTAAAAAGACTCTTGTGGGGGAAGTGATTGCACTTGTGCTTGGGCTTGTTTCCTGCTATGCTCTTGGGACAGTCTGGTTCATGACAGTTTATGCAAAATCATCAGGTGCAATTGGAGTGATGACAGCACTTGGCTGGTGTGTGTTCCCATTTATCATTCCTGATTTAATTAAGCTTGGACTGGCATTGGTTATATCCCGTAGGGTTCGTCCGGTGATAAAATAA
- a CDS encoding ammonium transporter, with product MEEYTSILFGVWFLIGAALVFWMQAGFAMVEAGFTRAKNTGNIIMKNLMDFCIGTVMFIVLGFGLLFGEDCLFGLVGRPTLGIFTDYANFDWSNFVFNLVFCATTATIVSGAMAERTKFVSYCVYSGIISLVIYPIEAHWIWGGGWLSQLGFHDFAGSCAIHMVGGICALIGAKILGPRIGKFSRDSKGHITKVNAFPGHNIAIGALGVFILWLGWYGFNGAAATSLEQLASIFVTTTIAPAVATCTTMVFTWLKFGKPDVSMSLNASLAGLVAITAPCDVTDALGAIIIGVVSGFLVVFGVWLLDYKLHVDDPVGAVAVHMMNGIWGTIAVGLFATTSAPDSELTGLFYGGGFKLLGIQLLGVLTVGAWAAVTITIAFSVIKATIGLRASAEEEIVGLDRTEHGLPSAYSGFNMLEDDFDTDDYDEETASLITETLEAAGLATPDEAIEVEYAPSQITAAGRPRMTKVEILCKERNLEKLKNALLKLGITGMTVSHVMGCGVQKGAPEYYRGVALEPSLLPKIRVDVVVCKVPVKDVIETAKKVLYTGHIGDGKIFVYDVEQVVKIRTGEEDFAALQDVE from the coding sequence ATGGAAGAGTACACAAGCATTTTATTTGGTGTGTGGTTCCTTATAGGTGCCGCATTGGTTTTCTGGATGCAAGCAGGCTTTGCAATGGTAGAGGCAGGCTTCACCAGAGCAAAAAATACAGGAAATATCATCATGAAGAATCTGATGGATTTCTGTATTGGAACAGTAATGTTTATAGTTTTAGGTTTTGGCCTTCTTTTTGGTGAGGATTGCCTCTTTGGTCTTGTTGGTAGACCAACACTTGGCATCTTTACAGATTACGCTAATTTCGATTGGAGCAATTTCGTATTTAACCTTGTATTTTGTGCAACAACAGCTACAATCGTCAGCGGTGCTATGGCAGAGCGTACAAAGTTTGTAAGCTACTGTGTATATTCAGGTATCATTTCACTTGTTATCTACCCAATCGAGGCTCACTGGATTTGGGGCGGTGGATGGCTTTCACAGCTTGGCTTCCATGATTTTGCAGGCTCATGTGCAATTCACATGGTTGGCGGTATCTGTGCACTTATCGGTGCAAAGATTCTTGGACCTCGTATTGGTAAATTCTCACGTGACAGCAAGGGACATATTACAAAAGTAAATGCTTTCCCTGGACATAATATTGCAATTGGCGCACTTGGCGTATTTATTCTTTGGCTTGGCTGGTATGGTTTCAACGGCGCAGCAGCTACATCTTTAGAGCAGCTTGCTTCAATCTTTGTTACAACAACAATCGCTCCAGCAGTTGCTACATGTACAACAATGGTTTTCACATGGCTTAAGTTTGGCAAGCCAGATGTTTCAATGTCACTTAATGCTTCACTTGCAGGTCTTGTAGCTATCACAGCTCCATGTGATGTAACAGATGCACTTGGTGCAATTATCATCGGTGTTGTTTCAGGATTCCTTGTAGTATTTGGTGTATGGCTTCTTGATTATAAGCTTCACGTAGATGATCCAGTTGGAGCTGTTGCAGTTCACATGATGAATGGTATTTGGGGAACAATCGCAGTTGGTCTTTTTGCTACAACATCAGCTCCTGATAGTGAGCTTACAGGTCTTTTCTATGGGGGAGGTTTTAAGTTACTTGGAATACAGCTTTTAGGTGTCCTTACAGTAGGTGCCTGGGCAGCAGTTACAATTACAATCGCATTTTCAGTAATCAAAGCAACAATCGGCCTTCGTGCATCAGCAGAAGAGGAAATCGTTGGTCTTGATAGAACTGAGCACGGACTTCCATCAGCATATTCTGGCTTCAATATGCTTGAGGATGACTTCGATACAGATGATTACGATGAGGAGACAGCATCACTTATTACTGAAACTCTTGAGGCAGCTGGTCTTGCAACTCCTGATGAGGCAATCGAGGTTGAGTACGCACCTTCACAGATTACAGCAGCAGGTCGTCCACGTATGACTAAGGTAGAAATCCTTTGCAAGGAGCGTAACCTTGAGAAGCTCAAGAATGCACTTCTTAAGCTTGGAATCACAGGTATGACAGTTTCTCACGTAATGGGTTGTGGCGTACAGAAGGGTGCACCAGAGTACTACAGAGGTGTTGCTTTAGAGCCTTCACTTCTTCCAAAGATTCGTGTGGATGTTGTTGTTTGCAAGGTTCCTGTTAAGGATGTCATTGAGACAGCCAAGAAGGTTCTTTACACAGGCCACATTGGAGATGGTAAGATTTTCGTATACGATGTAGAGCAGGTTGTTAAGATCCGTACAGGAGAAGAGGACTTCGCAGCATTGCAGGATGTAGAATAA
- a CDS encoding ABC transporter ATP-binding protein yields MPENFLEVRDIHKAYGTGDSRQEVLRGTDFSVAKGEFCVLLGPSGSGKSTLLNIIGGIDNADSGYISIDGEKLKDMNEKALTNYRRKHLGYVFQLYNLIPNLNVKENIEVGAYLSDNPLDIDDLLNTLGLFEHRYKLPNQLSGGQQQRTSIGRAIVKNPNILLCDEPTGALDYNTSKEILSLIENVNQRYGNTIIMVTHNEAISHMADHTIKLRDGVVRKNIINDNKVSAVDLEW; encoded by the coding sequence ATGCCAGAGAATTTTTTGGAAGTACGTGACATACATAAGGCTTATGGAACGGGTGACAGCAGGCAGGAGGTTCTTCGCGGAACAGATTTTAGCGTTGCCAAAGGGGAATTTTGTGTGCTCCTTGGACCATCAGGTTCAGGCAAATCTACCTTGCTGAATATAATAGGTGGAATTGATAATGCTGATTCAGGCTATATTTCAATTGACGGAGAGAAGCTTAAGGACATGAACGAAAAGGCTCTCACAAACTATCGACGCAAGCATCTTGGCTACGTTTTTCAGCTCTATAATCTAATCCCTAATCTGAATGTAAAGGAAAACATCGAGGTTGGGGCATATCTTTCAGATAATCCATTAGACATTGACGATTTACTTAATACACTTGGGCTTTTTGAGCATCGCTATAAGCTGCCGAATCAGCTTTCAGGCGGACAGCAGCAGCGCACCTCAATTGGACGCGCCATCGTGAAGAATCCTAACATTCTCCTTTGTGATGAGCCTACTGGAGCGCTGGATTACAATACCTCAAAAGAAATCCTTAGCCTGATAGAGAACGTAAATCAGCGCTACGGAAATACGATAATCATGGTAACCCACAACGAAGCAATCTCGCATATGGCCGATCACACAATAAAACTTCGTGACGGCGTCGTTCGTAAAAACATAATTAATGACAATAAGGTTAGCGCAGTAGACTTAGAGTGGTAA